The region GCCACCCTTTTAGAAAGGTAGTAATCTCACTAACGCTTAGCACTTTATTGTGGTACTTCTGAATATACGTTTGCACTTTAAGCAACAGATTTTTATGCTCAATGCGATGCATCGCTAAACCGGGATAGTTGTACATCGTCATAACTTCTTCTTCATGCTGAAAATGGTTCTCGGTGTAGGATAGCAGTTCGGAAAGGGCATACTCAAGTATTTCTTTACCCTTTCCATAAACAATAGCGGAATTGACGATGTTCAGGAGTGCAAACAGCTGTTTGTGTTCACTATCAATCTTGGAAACATGAACAGAATACTTGTCCGACCACTCCACTAAATTAACAGATATCGACATCTTTCCTCTCCTGTGGTAATATCATTTTACTCATCATGGTAAGATTTGTAAAGTCTGTACACAAGTAAAATAGAATGTGTATCTCTGTAAGATTTTCCTTTTACCTTCAAGCGGCTAACTTGTCGAAAGAAAGAAAGGCGAGCCCTTAGGCTCGCCTTCTGAGTTACACTAATTGCACTTATCGCCGGTTATTTAAGCAGGACAACTCGATCAGTTAGAACCTGCTTACCCGCTTGTAACCGATACAGGTATGTCCCGCTTGCATGCTTATTGGCAAACCACTTCACTGTATGTTCACCGGCACTCATCCTTTCGGATATCAATGATTCGACCAATTGACCACGAAGATTAAATACATCGACTCGAACATTCTCAGCATTCTTTAAAGTGAAATTGAACGATGTCGTTTGATTGAATGGGTTCGGGTACACTCGAGCCAAATTACTGCTGATTGGCAGATTATCGGCAACATCCATCAAACCGGAAGTGGAAATCTCAAAATCACTTTCAGAGATATCCATTGTATCAGGTTCAGCAACCGCACAGATTTTTATTCGAGCGTGATTGGTCGTTGGTCCGGTCACCATCCAAACTTCTTGTCCATCGTTCGGTGAAGAGCCATCGATTGTAACCCAGTCACCATTGGGGTAATTGTAGTTAATCTTTATCATTACGGCGTTGTAATTATTGTTCGTGTTCCATCGAATCGTATCGAGTGAATTGATCACTAACCGCTCGCCGCCATTGGGATGAGTGAGTTCAAATGTTGTTTGTGGAACAGTCGCTGCGGTGTCGATTCGATATATCGAAAATCCGTTCGAGTATTCGGCTGTATACAAGTAATTCTCTCGCAACCGCAGAATGATTGGCGAACAATTTCGAAACCGGCCAATCGGCGAAAGCACTGACGGATTAGTGACGTCAAACGCCCACAAACCATCAGTACCATTAGCAACGAATAGTTGGTTACCACTAAGTAAAACATCGCACGAATTTCCACTGGTGAAACCATGCCAACTATTGATTACTTGTATGTTTTCTGTGTTGTTGGCGTTGTAAACGGTAACACCGGCATTGAAGTTTGCTACATAAACGATTCCGTCGCGAACAACTAATCGCCTCGCAGTACTTGTTCCTGCGATCGAACCAATTAGTACTGGATTCGAGCGAATCGTAATGTCATACACCGACAATCCGCCGGAGGTCAGCCCAGCATACAATCGGTCTCTTTCAATGGCGACACTCGAAATCCCTGTATTGTTGATTTCACAA is a window of bacterium DNA encoding:
- a CDS encoding T9SS type A sorting domain-containing protein, translating into VYPQTITWGVSLYQHFLYLNNDPGGLVTWNVSNPNFPSYATTYPQYRGDVVDIGNNYVVVGGVQSCSVLNMTNPSNPVVVSSFQISNGIDVAALDTLLFFVERDIGLKIISVATPSLPTLICEINNTGISSVAIERDRLYAGLTSGGLSVYDITIRSNPVLIGSIAGTSTARRLVVRDGIVYVANFNAGVTVYNANNTENIQVINSWHGFTSGNSCDVLLSGNQLFVANGTDGLWAFDVTNPSVLSPIGRFRNCSPIILRLRENYLYTAEYSNGFSIYRIDTAATVPQTTFELTHPNGGERLVINSLDTIRWNTNNNYNAVMIKINYNYPNGDWVTIDGSSPNDGQEVWMVTGPTTNHARIKICAVAEPDTMDISESDFEISTSGLMDVADNLPISSNLARVYPNPFNQTTSFNFTLKNAENVRVDVFNLRGQLVESLISERMSAGEHTVKWFANKHASGTYLYRLQAGKQVLTDRVVLLK
- a CDS encoding bacteriohemerythrin, producing MSISVNLVEWSDKYSVHVSKIDSEHKQLFALLNIVNSAIVYGKGKEILEYALSELLSYTENHFQHEEEVMTMYNYPGLAMHRIEHKNLLLKVQTYIQKYHNKVLSVSEITTFLKGWLINHIEGDDSHFGNYLRGKGIS